From the genome of Rhodothermus profundi, one region includes:
- a CDS encoding DinB family protein, which yields MTEPWLIPDERQGPDARRADLLKGLQQVRVWIEAALDQLPEEAALWWEPAPGIPSIGARVQHILRASRRLAAYALDPAPDPEALAAEARLDWLPRAIALAPLRQELRQQFEELARRIEALSDAALDEIRYVGRRRLPVRRATILHHLIEHAAHHSGQLILLARLYRHRSSAG from the coding sequence ATGACCGAACCATGGCTTATTCCGGATGAGCGGCAGGGGCCGGACGCCCGGCGGGCGGATCTGCTGAAAGGGTTGCAACAGGTGCGGGTCTGGATCGAAGCGGCGCTGGACCAGCTTCCAGAAGAAGCAGCGCTGTGGTGGGAGCCGGCGCCAGGCATTCCGTCGATCGGTGCGCGCGTGCAGCACATTTTGCGCGCCAGCCGACGGCTGGCTGCGTATGCGCTGGATCCAGCACCGGATCCGGAAGCCCTGGCTGCTGAGGCCCGCCTGGACTGGCTGCCCCGGGCGATCGCGCTGGCACCGCTTCGGCAGGAGTTGCGCCAGCAATTTGAGGAGCTGGCGCGACGTATCGAGGCGCTTTCCGACGCCGCCCTGGACGAAATCCGATACGTAGGCCGGCGGCGGCTACCTGTGCGGCGGGCCACCATCCTGCACCATCTGATCGAGCACGCCGCGCACCATAGCGGCCAATTAATCCTGTTGGCTCGTCTCTACCGCCACCGGTCTTCAGCAGGTTAA
- a CDS encoding ABC transporter permease, which produces MSLLLFEIWEGLMAALRAIAAHKLRAVLTTLGIIIGIVAVTLMATVINGIERDFNASLSELGTDVLYVEKWPWIVGPGSRWWEYINRPDITPELADIIEARARYVVAAVPVLDRRGTARYGGTTVSSLTIVGAAADYPRVHAVDLALGRFYTEVEERSARAVCVLGAEVAARLFPVEQPLGKFIRLSGHRCQVVGVLVRKGSGPDSPASTDNWVFLPFRTYARFFGVRHRSVSIHVKVVDPELIELAQDELTGILRAARKLDALEKNNFEINQQQALREQLAPVKAAIYGVGLFLTGLSLLVGGVGVMNIMFVSVKERTREIGIRKAVGATRRAILVQFLIEAILVCMIGGVIGVLLAMMLTGVVNLFIEAYLPATTVALAFLICVLTGITFGLAPAWTAARAQPIEALRYE; this is translated from the coding sequence ATGTCGCTTTTGCTATTCGAAATCTGGGAAGGCCTGATGGCCGCCCTGCGGGCGATAGCTGCCCACAAGCTACGGGCCGTCCTGACCACGCTGGGCATCATCATAGGCATCGTGGCCGTTACCCTGATGGCCACGGTGATCAACGGGATTGAGCGCGATTTCAATGCGTCGCTTTCGGAGCTGGGGACCGATGTGCTGTATGTGGAAAAGTGGCCCTGGATTGTAGGACCCGGCTCACGCTGGTGGGAATACATCAACCGACCGGACATCACGCCCGAGCTGGCCGACATCATTGAAGCGCGGGCGCGCTACGTGGTAGCTGCGGTGCCTGTGCTGGATCGAAGGGGAACGGCCCGCTATGGGGGGACGACCGTCTCGTCGCTGACCATCGTAGGGGCTGCGGCCGACTATCCCCGGGTGCATGCCGTGGACCTGGCACTGGGACGGTTCTACACCGAGGTGGAAGAACGAAGCGCTCGCGCAGTGTGTGTGCTGGGAGCCGAGGTGGCGGCCCGACTGTTTCCCGTTGAACAACCCCTGGGTAAGTTTATTCGACTCAGCGGCCATCGCTGCCAGGTTGTCGGCGTGCTAGTGCGCAAAGGTAGCGGACCCGACAGCCCGGCCTCGACAGACAACTGGGTGTTTCTCCCGTTTCGCACCTATGCACGTTTCTTTGGCGTGCGCCATCGAAGCGTCTCCATTCACGTCAAGGTAGTAGATCCGGAACTGATAGAACTAGCGCAGGACGAACTGACCGGCATTCTGCGAGCAGCGCGCAAACTGGACGCGCTCGAAAAAAACAACTTTGAGATCAATCAGCAACAGGCCCTGCGGGAACAACTGGCGCCGGTCAAAGCGGCGATCTACGGTGTCGGACTGTTCTTGACGGGGTTGTCGCTCTTGGTGGGCGGGGTCGGGGTCATGAACATTATGTTTGTGTCGGTGAAGGAGCGCACGCGGGAGATCGGCATCCGCAAGGCCGTGGGAGCTACCCGCCGGGCCATTCTGGTGCAGTTTCTGATTGAGGCCATTCTGGTGTGCATGATTGGCGGGGTGATCGGTGTGCTGTTGGCCATGATGCTCACGGGCGTGGTCAACCTGTTCATTGAGGCGTATCTTCCGGCCACCACGGTAGCTTTGGCCTTTCTGATCTGCGTGCTGACCGGCATCACATTTGGCCTGGCACCGGCCTGGACGGCCGCCCGCGCCCAACCCATTGAAGCCTTGCGCTACGAGTGA
- a CDS encoding ABC transporter permease — MEFVEAFRMAWTALRTNRLRSGLTLLGMVIGVFAIISSVTAVKVIDVYFRDSMNFLGSSTFTISRYPSIRVSNERFAYRRPITYAQVERLKRSLSQPVFISIMESFDLGAVRYQDRETEPNVQLIGTDENFLENFSYELDAGRFITAQDVHYVRPVIVLGSVIAEELFPNETPLGKVVRFGGHRYEVIGVLKTKGSFLGFSQDRRALIPITTAFARYGLPERDLALVSVRVSSPERLGAAMDEVISKLRIIRKVAPGQPNDFEISTNDSMRSVFEAFTRTLSIGGAGIGLIALLAAGIGIMNIMLVSVTERTREIGIRKAVGARRRDILRQFLLEAFFLCQIGGLVGILLGALGGNLVAVYFDISAVFPWNWALGGMLLVTLVAVVFGSYPAYKAARLNPIDALRYE; from the coding sequence ATGGAATTTGTCGAAGCCTTCCGTATGGCCTGGACAGCCCTCCGCACCAACCGGCTGCGGTCAGGACTGACCCTGCTGGGCATGGTGATCGGCGTGTTTGCTATCATCAGCTCGGTAACGGCCGTCAAAGTGATTGATGTGTACTTTCGGGACTCGATGAACTTTCTGGGCTCCTCTACCTTCACCATTAGTCGCTACCCAAGCATTCGGGTGAGCAACGAACGGTTTGCATACCGCCGGCCCATCACCTACGCCCAGGTCGAACGACTCAAGCGCAGTCTGTCGCAGCCGGTATTCATCAGCATTATGGAGTCGTTTGATCTCGGGGCTGTGCGCTATCAGGATCGGGAAACGGAGCCGAACGTGCAGCTCATTGGCACCGATGAAAACTTCCTGGAGAACTTCAGCTATGAGTTGGACGCAGGCCGTTTCATCACAGCGCAGGACGTGCACTACGTTCGTCCCGTCATTGTACTGGGGTCGGTGATTGCTGAAGAGCTCTTTCCCAACGAAACGCCGCTGGGCAAGGTGGTCCGCTTCGGGGGGCATCGCTACGAGGTCATCGGGGTGCTCAAAACAAAAGGTAGTTTTCTGGGCTTTAGCCAGGACCGGCGGGCGCTGATTCCGATTACGACGGCTTTTGCGCGCTATGGATTGCCGGAACGGGACCTGGCGCTGGTCAGCGTGCGCGTAAGCAGTCCGGAGCGATTGGGGGCCGCCATGGACGAGGTGATCAGCAAGTTGCGCATTATTCGAAAGGTAGCGCCGGGCCAGCCCAATGATTTCGAGATTAGCACGAACGATTCGATGCGCAGCGTCTTTGAGGCGTTCACGCGCACGCTTTCCATTGGAGGGGCCGGGATTGGATTGATCGCGCTGCTGGCTGCTGGCATTGGGATCATGAACATCATGCTGGTATCGGTTACCGAGCGCACGCGGGAGATCGGCATTCGCAAGGCGGTAGGCGCCCGGCGTCGCGACATTCTGCGGCAGTTCTTGCTTGAAGCATTTTTCTTGTGCCAGATTGGCGGGCTGGTCGGTATTTTACTGGGAGCGCTCGGAGGGAATCTGGTGGCGGTGTATTTTGACATTTCGGCCGTCTTTCCCTGGAACTGGGCGCTGGGGGGCATGCTTCTGGTTACGCTGGTAGCTGTGGTGTTTGGGAGCTATCCGGCATACAAAGCCGCTCGGTTGAATCCTATTGACGCGTTACGCTACGAATAG
- the rpiA gene encoding ribose-5-phosphate isomerase RpiA — translation MPLSATEQAKKAVGEKVAALVVSGMRLGLGTGSTAAWAIRAIGRRVREEGLQVVGVPTSYAAEQLARAEGIPLVTLADVEELDLAFDGADEVSPALDLIKGRGAAHTREKVVATQARRFVVLVDASKLVHRLGTRCPVPVEVLPMAAAPVMRQLRRMGAEPVLRMGKAKDGPVVTDQGFWVIDAHFPEGIDDPQALAMTLSTIPGVLDHGLFLGMATDVLVGEANGQIRHMQRS, via the coding sequence ATGCCATTATCGGCAACAGAACAGGCGAAAAAGGCGGTTGGCGAAAAGGTAGCAGCCCTGGTGGTATCAGGCATGCGGCTGGGACTGGGAACCGGCTCAACGGCTGCATGGGCCATTCGTGCAATTGGGCGGCGGGTGCGAGAGGAAGGACTGCAGGTGGTTGGGGTTCCCACTTCCTATGCCGCAGAACAACTGGCCCGGGCTGAAGGCATTCCGCTGGTTACGCTCGCAGACGTGGAAGAACTGGATCTGGCTTTTGATGGGGCCGATGAGGTCAGTCCCGCGTTAGATCTGATCAAAGGCCGAGGGGCGGCGCATACCCGGGAAAAAGTGGTGGCTACGCAAGCGCGGCGGTTTGTGGTGCTGGTAGATGCGTCAAAGCTGGTGCATCGGCTGGGCACGCGCTGCCCGGTGCCGGTCGAGGTGCTTCCCATGGCGGCTGCGCCCGTGATGCGGCAGCTTCGGCGTATGGGGGCCGAGCCTGTTCTACGCATGGGGAAAGCCAAAGACGGACCAGTGGTAACCGATCAGGGGTTCTGGGTAATCGACGCGCACTTCCCGGAAGGGATCGACGATCCGCAGGCGCTGGCAATGACGCTTTCCACGATACCCGGCGTGCTGGACCACGGGCTATTTCTGGGCATGGCTACCGATGTGCTGGTAGGCGAGGCCAACGGACAGATCCGCCATATGCAGCGATCCTGA
- a CDS encoding energy transducer TonB has product MGIVRKTEEADLRKRYPLYIEIGLVVTLLLLIVAFRVEWRPKQEIQFVMEEQEVVQMEEIIQTKQEVKPPPPPRPPVPVEVPDETMLEEEDLNLDAALDINEAITNVPPPPPPPEEEEEPEPEVFVIVEEMPQLIGGMRALYECIRYPEIARKAGVEGRVVVQFVVDENGNVTNPQVLSGPGAGLNEEALRCVSQLKFKPGRQRGRPVRVRYTLPVVFRLQ; this is encoded by the coding sequence ATGGGAATCGTTCGGAAAACGGAGGAGGCTGATCTGCGAAAGCGTTACCCGCTGTACATTGAGATCGGCCTGGTTGTTACGCTGCTCCTCCTGATTGTGGCCTTCCGGGTCGAATGGCGGCCTAAGCAGGAGATCCAGTTCGTGATGGAGGAGCAGGAAGTGGTGCAAATGGAGGAGATCATCCAGACCAAGCAAGAAGTCAAGCCACCGCCTCCTCCACGGCCGCCCGTACCTGTAGAAGTGCCAGATGAAACGATGCTGGAAGAGGAAGATCTGAATCTGGACGCCGCCCTGGACATCAACGAAGCCATTACCAATGTGCCGCCGCCTCCGCCGCCGCCCGAGGAGGAAGAGGAGCCGGAGCCGGAGGTGTTTGTGATCGTAGAGGAAATGCCTCAGCTTATCGGAGGCATGCGGGCCCTCTATGAGTGCATCCGCTATCCTGAGATCGCCCGGAAAGCCGGGGTTGAGGGCCGCGTAGTGGTGCAGTTTGTGGTAGATGAGAATGGTAATGTAACCAATCCGCAGGTGCTGAGCGGTCCGGGTGCCGGCCTGAATGAAGAAGCTCTTCGGTGCGTCAGCCAGCTTAAATTCAAGCCAGGTCGGCAGCGCGGGCGTCCCGTGCGGGTGCGTTACACTCTGCCGGTTGTTTTCCGCCTCCAGTAA
- a CDS encoding VanZ family protein codes for MRLFRLLAVGWTLGVLVACFAPGELVEPIVFQWIDKIAHFVLFAGFAGFWLPVLSGKHRLAWVFITGTLLAFLTEAGQYLLPIGRSAEWLDLVADGLGLLAGYFLDRWLAPYPTDS; via the coding sequence ATGCGGCTGTTTCGCCTACTGGCCGTGGGATGGACGCTGGGCGTGCTGGTCGCCTGCTTTGCGCCCGGCGAGCTGGTCGAACCCATCGTTTTCCAGTGGATCGACAAAATTGCTCATTTTGTTCTTTTTGCCGGCTTTGCTGGCTTCTGGCTGCCAGTGCTTTCCGGAAAGCATCGTCTTGCATGGGTGTTCATCACGGGCACCTTGCTGGCCTTTCTCACCGAAGCCGGACAATACCTGCTGCCAATAGGCCGCTCTGCCGAGTGGTTGGATCTAGTAGCCGATGGTCTCGGCCTGCTGGCCGGCTACTTTCTGGATCGCTGGCTGGCCCCTTATCCTACCGACAGTTGA
- a CDS encoding bifunctional ADP-dependent NAD(P)H-hydrate dehydratase/NAD(P)H-hydrate epimerase, giving the protein MNPLLEAHPEPVLTARAMREADRQTIETLGLPGRVLMETAGRGAAEVAARMLGTVAARTVVCLCGRGNNGGDGFVLARVLHARGAHVHVVTLADASAMSDDAAANYRLLEHLAEADPAHRLHLHRLTDLAELDHLPRADLYVDALLGTGLSSPLRAPIRELVQWLNEHPAPILAIDIPTGLDSDTGQVLGAAVAATRTVTMGALKVGLLLGEGPRLCGTVDVIDIGIPRHVLEQAARQPGCAWRASDALIRQWLPRRAHDAHKYSAGLALIVAGSREFTGAPVMAATAAARIGAGYVLCACPSDVRPVLATKLTEVALLGLPETERGGIDQEDAFDVLDGWLERARALLVGPGLGRHPDTQRFARTLLERTSLPAVIDADGLNALVGFTELIPRHAQGRWILTPHLGEFRRLAGDVDLTHRIKVVQEYAQQWHCVLLLKGMPSVVGWPDGTVWINATGNPALATAGTGDVLAGLCVGLLAQGLPPTQAAVCALHVGGAVADHYAAHYGTATMMASDLLTYLPAVLRTRFDR; this is encoded by the coding sequence ATGAACCCCCTTTTGGAAGCCCACCCTGAACCCGTACTTACGGCCCGGGCGATGCGCGAAGCCGATCGGCAAACCATTGAGACGCTGGGACTGCCCGGCCGCGTGCTGATGGAAACGGCAGGACGTGGCGCTGCCGAAGTGGCTGCCCGCATGCTGGGCACCGTGGCAGCGCGAACCGTTGTGTGCCTGTGCGGGCGAGGCAACAACGGCGGAGATGGCTTCGTACTGGCGCGCGTGCTGCACGCCCGGGGCGCTCACGTACACGTGGTGACGCTGGCAGACGCTTCGGCCATGAGCGATGATGCTGCGGCCAACTACCGACTTCTGGAGCACCTCGCCGAAGCAGACCCAGCCCACCGCCTGCACCTGCATCGGCTGACAGATCTGGCCGAGCTGGATCATCTGCCCCGGGCCGATCTGTACGTCGATGCGCTGCTGGGCACCGGGCTTTCCAGTCCGCTTCGCGCTCCCATCCGAGAACTGGTACAATGGCTGAACGAACACCCGGCCCCCATTCTGGCTATCGACATACCCACAGGACTGGACAGCGATACCGGCCAGGTCCTGGGCGCTGCCGTTGCAGCAACCCGTACTGTCACCATGGGCGCGCTCAAAGTAGGGCTGTTGCTGGGTGAGGGACCCCGGCTGTGCGGCACCGTTGATGTGATCGACATTGGTATTCCACGACACGTACTGGAGCAGGCAGCGCGCCAGCCAGGTTGTGCCTGGCGCGCCTCCGATGCCCTCATACGCCAGTGGCTGCCCCGGCGTGCGCACGACGCTCATAAGTACAGTGCAGGGCTGGCCCTTATCGTAGCTGGATCGCGAGAGTTCACCGGAGCCCCTGTGATGGCCGCCACCGCCGCTGCACGAATCGGCGCAGGCTACGTGCTCTGCGCCTGCCCTTCGGATGTGCGGCCAGTTCTAGCGACCAAGCTAACCGAAGTCGCCCTGCTGGGCCTGCCCGAAACCGAACGGGGCGGTATCGACCAGGAAGATGCCTTTGACGTGCTGGACGGCTGGCTCGAACGCGCCCGCGCACTGCTTGTCGGCCCCGGTCTGGGCCGCCATCCGGACACGCAGCGTTTTGCCCGTACGCTTCTGGAACGCACATCGCTTCCTGCTGTGATCGACGCCGATGGCCTGAACGCGCTGGTCGGATTTACCGAGTTGATCCCACGGCATGCGCAGGGACGCTGGATCCTCACGCCACACCTCGGCGAATTCCGCCGCCTGGCAGGCGACGTAGACCTGACCCACCGCATCAAAGTCGTGCAGGAGTACGCGCAACAATGGCATTGCGTACTCCTGCTAAAAGGTATGCCCAGCGTGGTGGGCTGGCCTGACGGAACGGTCTGGATTAACGCAACAGGAAATCCGGCGCTTGCGACCGCCGGAACAGGCGATGTGCTGGCCGGCCTGTGCGTAGGATTGCTGGCGCAGGGCTTGCCCCCCACGCAGGCCGCCGTGTGCGCCCTGCATGTGGGCGGCGCTGTTGCCGATCACTACGCCGCCCATTACGGAACGGCAACCATGATGGCATCCGACTTGCTGACCTACTTGCCCGCTGTACTTCGAACGCGTTTTGACCGATGA
- a CDS encoding Ig-like domain-containing protein: MRLVHKGLVLLIGLTACANPVPPSGGPPDRTPPALVESTPPPNATNVQDPRIRLVFSEGIDPASVARALSITPAPERPPKVRVRGRTVTFSLPTPLRSNTTYVLTFDTDLRDLHGVSLREPIVLAFSTGPTINRGQLVGRVLDAASGQPVANIDVYAYALTDSLPLRTWPPSPDYRTQTDPEGRFQFAYLSDQRYFVIALADRNRNRQPDPGEAFAAPPHPALQPDTSGQLLPTPWLITHLDTLPPILRQVRPLSNRRLQVRFSEPVRLQTRDPSRWLLFTPETAIPIQAVYQVPARPFDVLLYTPPLQPVTHWLRAGGVVDTAGNPVRPDTVRFTGLARRDTLRLRFLGFIPGAQARLLPNQLLQLRFNLPPPDLAAYLTLTDTTGRPRAFRLESADGTTYTLIPDPPLRPGEQLHLTLEGRISGHPDTLWHATLTLMPAAMLGSLSGVVQAADTTAPVIVELLPETPALPVQKQRLPPGGGTFHFESLPEGRFRVRAFLDYNGNQRWDGGQLLPYAPPEPLSWLPEPLQTRPRWEIAAGDTLRFSRLHLP, from the coding sequence ATGCGCCTCGTCCATAAAGGGCTGGTTCTCCTGATAGGGTTAACAGCCTGTGCTAACCCGGTTCCGCCTTCTGGCGGTCCTCCGGACCGTACGCCGCCAGCGCTGGTGGAAAGCACCCCTCCTCCCAATGCGACCAACGTGCAGGATCCACGGATCCGGCTGGTTTTTTCAGAGGGAATCGATCCGGCTTCCGTAGCCCGTGCGCTGTCGATCACTCCAGCGCCAGAACGTCCGCCCAAGGTGCGCGTTCGGGGCCGAACCGTTACCTTTTCGCTGCCCACTCCGCTGCGCTCCAATACGACTTACGTGCTGACGTTCGATACAGACCTGCGTGATCTGCATGGCGTCTCTCTTCGTGAACCCATCGTGCTGGCTTTCTCTACGGGTCCTACAATCAACCGAGGCCAACTGGTCGGGCGCGTGCTCGACGCAGCTTCTGGTCAACCTGTTGCCAACATCGACGTGTACGCCTACGCGCTTACCGACAGCCTCCCTCTGCGCACCTGGCCTCCCAGTCCAGATTATCGCACTCAGACCGATCCAGAAGGGCGTTTTCAATTTGCTTACCTGAGTGACCAACGCTACTTCGTAATTGCACTGGCAGACCGCAATCGCAACCGCCAGCCGGATCCCGGCGAAGCCTTTGCGGCCCCACCTCACCCTGCCCTCCAGCCGGACACCAGCGGTCAGCTCCTGCCGACCCCCTGGCTGATAACGCACCTGGACACGCTCCCGCCCATCCTCCGGCAGGTTCGACCGCTGTCTAACCGACGCCTACAGGTGCGCTTTTCTGAACCGGTTCGGCTGCAAACACGTGACCCCTCTCGGTGGCTCTTGTTTACCCCCGAGACAGCCATACCCATCCAGGCTGTTTACCAGGTGCCAGCGCGTCCGTTCGATGTGCTGCTCTACACACCTCCCCTTCAACCCGTTACGCACTGGCTGCGCGCTGGCGGCGTAGTGGACACCGCCGGGAATCCGGTCCGGCCCGACACGGTGCGTTTTACAGGCCTTGCGCGCCGCGACACCCTTCGTCTTCGCTTCCTGGGGTTCATTCCAGGTGCGCAGGCCCGACTGCTGCCGAATCAATTGCTGCAGCTCCGGTTCAACCTGCCACCACCTGACCTGGCCGCTTACCTGACCCTGACCGATACCACCGGTCGTCCCCGCGCCTTCCGGCTAGAAAGTGCAGATGGCACCACCTATACCTTGATTCCCGATCCGCCCCTTCGTCCGGGTGAGCAGTTGCACCTGACGCTGGAGGGACGCATAAGCGGCCACCCCGATACGCTCTGGCACGCTACGCTGACCCTCATGCCAGCCGCGATGCTGGGCAGCCTGAGCGGAGTGGTGCAGGCAGCCGACACCACGGCTCCGGTGATTGTCGAGTTGCTTCCGGAAACTCCTGCTCTGCCGGTCCAGAAGCAAAGATTACCGCCTGGAGGAGGCACGTTTCACTTCGAGTCTCTGCCCGAAGGACGCTTCCGCGTCCGCGCCTTCCTGGATTACAATGGTAACCAGCGCTGGGACGGTGGCCAGCTCCTTCCCTATGCTCCTCCGGAACCCCTGAGCTGGCTCCCTGAACCGCTACAGACGCGCCCCCGCTGGGAAATTGCAGCCGGCGATACGCTGCGTTTTTCAAGGCTTCATTTGCCTTAG
- a CDS encoding TrmH family RNA methyltransferase: MLTRRRLKELARLHQRKYREALGQYLVEGVRLLEAALESQAPLVEVLVTEEARRRPEVRKLVARVSVPVAVVSEPVMARLSDVETSQGVLAVARLRWEAPEHLMRCRCILALDGLQDPGNAGTILRSAAWFGVEAVVAGAGTVDLYNPKVVRAAMGSHWDLTLVRAGDLAALLRHLQRKGFSCYGADLEGIPAPRWQPRSPAVLVLGNEAHGLRPAVQKQLAERVMVPGTVRRRATESLNVAMAATVLLYEWLGRCRQW; encoded by the coding sequence ATGCTGACGCGGCGTCGCCTGAAAGAGCTGGCTCGGTTGCATCAGCGTAAATACCGGGAAGCGCTGGGGCAATATCTGGTCGAAGGGGTTCGGCTGCTGGAAGCCGCTCTGGAGAGTCAGGCTCCTCTGGTGGAAGTTTTAGTGACCGAGGAAGCGCGCCGCCGTCCTGAGGTGCGAAAGCTGGTGGCGCGGGTTTCGGTGCCGGTTGCCGTTGTGTCGGAGCCGGTGATGGCACGTCTGTCGGACGTAGAAACCAGTCAGGGGGTGCTGGCGGTGGCGCGGCTGCGGTGGGAGGCCCCGGAGCACCTGATGCGCTGTCGTTGCATTCTGGCGCTTGATGGATTGCAGGATCCCGGAAATGCCGGGACTATCCTGCGCTCGGCGGCCTGGTTCGGGGTAGAAGCAGTAGTGGCAGGTGCCGGAACGGTAGATCTGTACAATCCCAAGGTAGTACGGGCCGCCATGGGAAGCCACTGGGATCTGACGCTGGTGCGAGCAGGCGACCTGGCGGCATTACTCAGGCACCTCCAGCGTAAGGGCTTCAGTTGCTACGGGGCCGATCTGGAAGGCATTCCGGCTCCTCGATGGCAGCCCCGTTCTCCTGCCGTGCTGGTATTGGGCAACGAAGCGCATGGGCTGCGCCCAGCCGTGCAAAAGCAACTGGCGGAACGGGTCATGGTACCGGGAACGGTACGCCGACGAGCTACCGAATCGCTGAACGTTGCTATGGCGGCCACAGTGCTGCTCTATGAGTGGCTGGGACGTTGCAGGCAA